Proteins from one Gallus gallus isolate bGalGal1 chromosome 17, bGalGal1.mat.broiler.GRCg7b, whole genome shotgun sequence genomic window:
- the FPGS gene encoding folylpolyglutamate synthase, mitochondrial isoform X12: MIKDTYKDAIRTLNTLQTNASYLEQVKRERGDPRAQLEAMRGFLERSGLQVEDLDRLNIIHVTGTKGKGSACAFTERILRGYGLRTGFYSSPHLVQVRERIRINGQPLSKELFSKYFWLVYRRLRGTKDESQANMPAYFRFLTIMAFHVFLQEKVDLAVVEVGIGGAFDCTNIIRAPVVCGVSSLGIDHTSILGDTVEKIAWQKGGIFKPGVPAFTVPQPEQPLEVLRDRARECGCPLYLCPELDAFEAGTQVLELGLAGSHQRSNAALALQLSRTWLQRRGYEAGTDVLQDVLPGAELSAQRSVPLAPTFCPSDAMIQGLRDTEWPGRTQVLPHGPVTWYIDGAHTTSSIQACVRWFRQAALNEDKPQDGSEVRVLLFNATGDRDTAALLKLLLPCHFDYAVFCPNFTEVSVAANSDQQNFNVTLENALTRCVENQKTWTRLMEEKGGPWLPAPLEVGGLLQPDPLRGALLLVPPAERPLNSTSLVFPCISHALQWITQGRDPHLPLPASKVGAHPHPVATSGAVLLQEAAAIRVLVTGSLHLVGGVLKLLDPTLSQ, translated from the exons ATGATAAAGGACACCTATAAG GACGCCATCCGCACGCTGAACACGCTGCAGACCAACGCCAGTTACCTGGAGCAGGTGAAGAGGGAACGCGGGGACCCCCGGGCGCAGCTGGAGGCCATGCGGGGCTTTTTGGAGAGGAGCGGGCTGCAG GTCGAGGACCTGGATCGGCTGAACATCATCCACGTCACGGGGACGAAGGGCAAG GGCTCAGCCTGCGCCTTCACCGAGCGCATCCTGCGCGGCTATGGGCTGCGGACCGGCTTCTACAG ctccccccacTTGGTGCAGGTGCGCGAGCGGATCCGTATCAACGGGCAGCCGCTGAGCAAGGAGCTGTTCAGCAAGTACTTCTGGCTGGTGTACCGCCGGCTGCGGGGCACCAag GACGAGTCTCAGGCCAACATGCCGGCTTACTTCCGCTTCCTCACCATCATGGCCTTCCACGTCTTCCTGCAGGAGaag GTGGACCTGGCGGTGGTGGAGGTGGGCATCGGTGGTGCCTTCGACTGCACCAACATCATCAG GGCGCCCGTGGTGTGCGGCGTCTCCTCGTTGGGCATCGACCACACCAGCATCCTGGGGGACACGGTGGAGAAGATCGCTTGGCAGAAGGGGGGCATTTTTAAG CCCGGCGTGCCGGCGTTCACTGTGCCGCAGCCCGAACAACCGCTGGAAGTGCTCCGGGACCGAGCGCGGGAGTGTGGG TGCCCGCTGTACCTGTGCCCCGAGCTGGATGCCTTTGAGGCGGGGACGcaggtgctggagctggggctggcGGGCAGCCACCAGCGCTCCAATGCTGCtctggctctgcagctctcaCGGACGTGGCTGCAGCGGCGCGGTTATGAAG CAGGTACCGATGTGCTGCAGGACGTGCTGCCTGGAGCGGAGCTGTCGGCACAGCGCTCGGTGCCACTGGCACCCACGTTTTGCCCCAGTGATGCCATGATCCAAG ggCTGCGGGACACAGAGTGGCCGGGCCGTACCCAGGTGCTGCCGCACGGCCCCGTGACGTGGTACATCGATGGGGCTCacaccaccagcagcatccAAGCCTGCGTCCGCTGGTTTCGCCAGGCGGCCCTCAATGAGGACAAACCCCAGGA TGGCTCTGAGGTGCGGGTGCTCCTCTTCAACGCTACGGGGGACCGGGACACAGCTGCGCtactgaagctgctgctg ccctgccactTTGACTACGCCGTCTTCTGCCCCAACTTCACAGAGGTGTCGGTGGCTGCTAACTCAG ACCAACAAAACTTCAACGTGACCCTGGAGAACGCCCTCACGCGCTGTGTGGAGAACCAGAAGACGTGGACGCGGCTGATGGAGGAGAAGGGGGGCCCATGGCTGCCGGCCCCCCTGGAGGTGGGGGGGCTGCTGCAACCGGACCCCCTGCGGGGAGCCCTGCTCCTGGTGCCCCCGGCCGAGCGGCCGCTCAACTCCACCTCCCTCGTCTTCCCCTGCATTTCCCACGCGCTGCAGTGGATCACGCAGGGCCGGGACCCCCACCTGCCCCTGCCTGCCTCCAAAGTGGGGGCTCACCCGCACCCTGTGGCCaccagtggggctgtgctgctgcaggaggcgGCCGCCATCCGTGTCCTTGTCACCGGCAGCCTGCACCTGGTTGGGGGGGTCCTCAAGCTGCTGGACCCCACGCTGTCCCAGTAG
- the FPGS gene encoding folylpolyglutamate synthase, mitochondrial isoform X6, which translates to MGLRGGAVRGWGDGGKGGGGERCSQRPAWDRCLGGPSRRPSPSRLPPRRGGVLPSPKMAAGRGGAAAAGTAARANSGRRGAARRDGGAGAARAARGAAGGGGERREAAQHAAGARPCSGLSAAASLQDAIRTLNTLQTNASYLEQVKRERGDPRAQLEAMRGFLERSGLQVEDLDRLNIIHVTGTKGKGSACAFTERILRGYGLRTGFYSSPHLVQVRERIRINGQPLSKELFSKYFWLVYRRLRGTKDESQANMPAYFRFLTIMAFHVFLQEKVDLAVVEVGIGGAFDCTNIIRAPVVCGVSSLGIDHTSILGDTVEKIAWQKGGIFKPGVPAFTVPQPEQPLEVLRDRARECGCPLYLCPELDAFEAGTQVLELGLAGSHQRSNAALALQLSRTWLQRRGYEAGTDVLQDVLPGAELSAQRSVPLAPTFCPSDAMIQGLRDTEWPGRTQVLPHGPVTWYIDGAHTTSSIQACVRWFRQAALNEDKPQDGSEVRVLLFNATGDRDTAALLKLLLPCHFDYAVFCPNFTEVSVAANSDQQNFNVTLENALTRCVENQKTWTRLMEEKGGPWLPAPLEVGGLLQPDPLRGALLLVPPAERPLNSTSLVFPCISHALQWITQGRDPHLPLPASKVGAHPHPVATSGAVLLQEAAAIRVLVTGSLHLVGGVLKLLDPTLSQ; encoded by the exons atggggctgcggggcggcgccGTGCGGGGATGGGGAGAtggagggaaggggggagggggggagcgATGCTCTCAGCGCCCCGCGTGGGACCGCTGCTTGGGGGGGCCGTCCCGCCGCCCCTCTCCGTCACGTCTCCCGCCCCGACGTGGCGGCGTTTTGCCCTCTCCAAAgatggcggcggggcggggcggggctgcggccgcgGGGACGGCGGCGCGCGCGAACAGCGgacggcgcggggcggcgcggcgcgatGGTGGCGCGGGGGCTGCGCGCGCtgcgcggggcgctgcggggggcggcggggagcggaggGAGGCGGCTCAGCACGCGGCCGGCGCGCGTCCCTGCAGCGGACTATCAG CCGCCGCTTCGCTGCAGGACGCCATCCGCACGCTGAACACGCTGCAGACCAACGCCAGTTACCTGGAGCAGGTGAAGAGGGAACGCGGGGACCCCCGGGCGCAGCTGGAGGCCATGCGGGGCTTTTTGGAGAGGAGCGGGCTGCAG GTCGAGGACCTGGATCGGCTGAACATCATCCACGTCACGGGGACGAAGGGCAAG GGCTCAGCCTGCGCCTTCACCGAGCGCATCCTGCGCGGCTATGGGCTGCGGACCGGCTTCTACAG ctccccccacTTGGTGCAGGTGCGCGAGCGGATCCGTATCAACGGGCAGCCGCTGAGCAAGGAGCTGTTCAGCAAGTACTTCTGGCTGGTGTACCGCCGGCTGCGGGGCACCAag GACGAGTCTCAGGCCAACATGCCGGCTTACTTCCGCTTCCTCACCATCATGGCCTTCCACGTCTTCCTGCAGGAGaag GTGGACCTGGCGGTGGTGGAGGTGGGCATCGGTGGTGCCTTCGACTGCACCAACATCATCAG GGCGCCCGTGGTGTGCGGCGTCTCCTCGTTGGGCATCGACCACACCAGCATCCTGGGGGACACGGTGGAGAAGATCGCTTGGCAGAAGGGGGGCATTTTTAAG CCCGGCGTGCCGGCGTTCACTGTGCCGCAGCCCGAACAACCGCTGGAAGTGCTCCGGGACCGAGCGCGGGAGTGTGGG TGCCCGCTGTACCTGTGCCCCGAGCTGGATGCCTTTGAGGCGGGGACGcaggtgctggagctggggctggcGGGCAGCCACCAGCGCTCCAATGCTGCtctggctctgcagctctcaCGGACGTGGCTGCAGCGGCGCGGTTATGAAG CAGGTACCGATGTGCTGCAGGACGTGCTGCCTGGAGCGGAGCTGTCGGCACAGCGCTCGGTGCCACTGGCACCCACGTTTTGCCCCAGTGATGCCATGATCCAAG ggCTGCGGGACACAGAGTGGCCGGGCCGTACCCAGGTGCTGCCGCACGGCCCCGTGACGTGGTACATCGATGGGGCTCacaccaccagcagcatccAAGCCTGCGTCCGCTGGTTTCGCCAGGCGGCCCTCAATGAGGACAAACCCCAGGA TGGCTCTGAGGTGCGGGTGCTCCTCTTCAACGCTACGGGGGACCGGGACACAGCTGCGCtactgaagctgctgctg ccctgccactTTGACTACGCCGTCTTCTGCCCCAACTTCACAGAGGTGTCGGTGGCTGCTAACTCAG ACCAACAAAACTTCAACGTGACCCTGGAGAACGCCCTCACGCGCTGTGTGGAGAACCAGAAGACGTGGACGCGGCTGATGGAGGAGAAGGGGGGCCCATGGCTGCCGGCCCCCCTGGAGGTGGGGGGGCTGCTGCAACCGGACCCCCTGCGGGGAGCCCTGCTCCTGGTGCCCCCGGCCGAGCGGCCGCTCAACTCCACCTCCCTCGTCTTCCCCTGCATTTCCCACGCGCTGCAGTGGATCACGCAGGGCCGGGACCCCCACCTGCCCCTGCCTGCCTCCAAAGTGGGGGCTCACCCGCACCCTGTGGCCaccagtggggctgtgctgctgcaggaggcgGCCGCCATCCGTGTCCTTGTCACCGGCAGCCTGCACCTGGTTGGGGGGGTCCTCAAGCTGCTGGACCCCACGCTGTCCCAGTAG
- the FPGS gene encoding folylpolyglutamate synthase, mitochondrial isoform X5, with amino-acid sequence MGLRGGAVRGWGDGGKGGGGERCSQRPAWDRCLGGPSRRPSPSRLPPRRGGVLPSPKMAAGRGGAAAAGTAARANSGRRGAARRDGGAGAARAARGAAGGGGERREAAQHAAGARPCSGLSAAASLQDAIRTLNTLQTNASYLEQVKRERGDPRAQLEAMRGFLERSGLQVEDLDRLNIIHVTGTKGKGSACAFTERILRGYGLRTGFYSSPHLVQVRERIRINGQPLSKELFSKYFWLVYRRLRGTKDESQANMPAYFRFLTIMAFHVFLQEKVDLAVVEVGIGGAFDCTNIIRAPVVCGVSSLGIDHTSILGDTVEKIAWQKGGIFKPGVPAFTVPQPEQPLEVLRDRARECGCPLYLCPELDAFEAGTQVLELGLAGSHQRSNAALALQLSRTWLQRRGYEAGTDVLQDVLPGAELSAQRSVPLAPTFCPSDAMIQGLRDTEWPGRTQVLPHGPVTWYIDGAHTTSSIQACVRWFRQAALNEDKPQDGSEVRVLLFNATGDRDTAALLKLLLPCHFDYAVFCPNFTEVSVAANSADQQNFNVTLENALTRCVENQKTWTRLMEEKGGPWLPAPLEVGGLLQPDPLRGALLLVPPAERPLNSTSLVFPCISHALQWITQGRDPHLPLPASKVGAHPHPVATSGAVLLQEAAAIRVLVTGSLHLVGGVLKLLDPTLSQ; translated from the exons atggggctgcggggcggcgccGTGCGGGGATGGGGAGAtggagggaaggggggagggggggagcgATGCTCTCAGCGCCCCGCGTGGGACCGCTGCTTGGGGGGGCCGTCCCGCCGCCCCTCTCCGTCACGTCTCCCGCCCCGACGTGGCGGCGTTTTGCCCTCTCCAAAgatggcggcggggcggggcggggctgcggccgcgGGGACGGCGGCGCGCGCGAACAGCGgacggcgcggggcggcgcggcgcgatGGTGGCGCGGGGGCTGCGCGCGCtgcgcggggcgctgcggggggcggcggggagcggaggGAGGCGGCTCAGCACGCGGCCGGCGCGCGTCCCTGCAGCGGACTATCAG CCGCCGCTTCGCTGCAGGACGCCATCCGCACGCTGAACACGCTGCAGACCAACGCCAGTTACCTGGAGCAGGTGAAGAGGGAACGCGGGGACCCCCGGGCGCAGCTGGAGGCCATGCGGGGCTTTTTGGAGAGGAGCGGGCTGCAG GTCGAGGACCTGGATCGGCTGAACATCATCCACGTCACGGGGACGAAGGGCAAG GGCTCAGCCTGCGCCTTCACCGAGCGCATCCTGCGCGGCTATGGGCTGCGGACCGGCTTCTACAG ctccccccacTTGGTGCAGGTGCGCGAGCGGATCCGTATCAACGGGCAGCCGCTGAGCAAGGAGCTGTTCAGCAAGTACTTCTGGCTGGTGTACCGCCGGCTGCGGGGCACCAag GACGAGTCTCAGGCCAACATGCCGGCTTACTTCCGCTTCCTCACCATCATGGCCTTCCACGTCTTCCTGCAGGAGaag GTGGACCTGGCGGTGGTGGAGGTGGGCATCGGTGGTGCCTTCGACTGCACCAACATCATCAG GGCGCCCGTGGTGTGCGGCGTCTCCTCGTTGGGCATCGACCACACCAGCATCCTGGGGGACACGGTGGAGAAGATCGCTTGGCAGAAGGGGGGCATTTTTAAG CCCGGCGTGCCGGCGTTCACTGTGCCGCAGCCCGAACAACCGCTGGAAGTGCTCCGGGACCGAGCGCGGGAGTGTGGG TGCCCGCTGTACCTGTGCCCCGAGCTGGATGCCTTTGAGGCGGGGACGcaggtgctggagctggggctggcGGGCAGCCACCAGCGCTCCAATGCTGCtctggctctgcagctctcaCGGACGTGGCTGCAGCGGCGCGGTTATGAAG CAGGTACCGATGTGCTGCAGGACGTGCTGCCTGGAGCGGAGCTGTCGGCACAGCGCTCGGTGCCACTGGCACCCACGTTTTGCCCCAGTGATGCCATGATCCAAG ggCTGCGGGACACAGAGTGGCCGGGCCGTACCCAGGTGCTGCCGCACGGCCCCGTGACGTGGTACATCGATGGGGCTCacaccaccagcagcatccAAGCCTGCGTCCGCTGGTTTCGCCAGGCGGCCCTCAATGAGGACAAACCCCAGGA TGGCTCTGAGGTGCGGGTGCTCCTCTTCAACGCTACGGGGGACCGGGACACAGCTGCGCtactgaagctgctgctg ccctgccactTTGACTACGCCGTCTTCTGCCCCAACTTCACAGAGGTGTCGGTGGCTGCTAACTCAG CAGACCAACAAAACTTCAACGTGACCCTGGAGAACGCCCTCACGCGCTGTGTGGAGAACCAGAAGACGTGGACGCGGCTGATGGAGGAGAAGGGGGGCCCATGGCTGCCGGCCCCCCTGGAGGTGGGGGGGCTGCTGCAACCGGACCCCCTGCGGGGAGCCCTGCTCCTGGTGCCCCCGGCCGAGCGGCCGCTCAACTCCACCTCCCTCGTCTTCCCCTGCATTTCCCACGCGCTGCAGTGGATCACGCAGGGCCGGGACCCCCACCTGCCCCTGCCTGCCTCCAAAGTGGGGGCTCACCCGCACCCTGTGGCCaccagtggggctgtgctgctgcaggaggcgGCCGCCATCCGTGTCCTTGTCACCGGCAGCCTGCACCTGGTTGGGGGGGTCCTCAAGCTGCTGGACCCCACGCTGTCCCAGTAG
- the FPGS gene encoding folylpolyglutamate synthase, mitochondrial isoform X2, with amino-acid sequence MGLRGGAVRGWGDGGKGGGGERCSQRPAWDRCLGGPSRRPSPSRLPPRRGGVLPSPKMAAGRGGAAAAGTAARANSGRRGAARRDGGAGAARAARGAAGGGGERREAAQHAAGARPCSGLSAAASLQDAIRTLNTLQTNASYLEQVKRERGDPRAQLEAMRGFLERSGLQVEDLDRLNIIHVTGTKGKGSACAFTERILRGYGLRTGFYSSPHLVQVRERIRINGQPLSKELFSKYFWLVYRRLRGTKDESQANMPAYFRFLTIMAFHVFLQEKVDLAVVEVGIGGAFDCTNIIRAPVVCGVSSLGIDHTSILGDTVEKIAWQKGGIFKPGVPAFTVPQPEQPLEVLRDRARECGCPLYLCPELDAFEAGTQVLELGLAGSHQRSNAALALQLSRTWLQRRGYEAGTDVLQDVLPGAELSAQRSVPLAPTFCPSDAMIQGLRDTEWPGRTQVLPHGPVTWYIDGAHTTSSIQACVRWFRQAALNEDKPQDGSEVRVLLFNATGDRDTAALLKLLLVRFWGAGGGMLSLGPTLLQVLGATWWSCCPSVLLSCCLPAQCRPPFRGAHSPSCSPNTPPSSHAGLGQPCHFDYAVFCPNFTEVSVAANSDQQNFNVTLENALTRCVENQKTWTRLMEEKGGPWLPAPLEVGGLLQPDPLRGALLLVPPAERPLNSTSLVFPCISHALQWITQGRDPHLPLPASKVGAHPHPVATSGAVLLQEAAAIRVLVTGSLHLVGGVLKLLDPTLSQ; translated from the exons atggggctgcggggcggcgccGTGCGGGGATGGGGAGAtggagggaaggggggagggggggagcgATGCTCTCAGCGCCCCGCGTGGGACCGCTGCTTGGGGGGGCCGTCCCGCCGCCCCTCTCCGTCACGTCTCCCGCCCCGACGTGGCGGCGTTTTGCCCTCTCCAAAgatggcggcggggcggggcggggctgcggccgcgGGGACGGCGGCGCGCGCGAACAGCGgacggcgcggggcggcgcggcgcgatGGTGGCGCGGGGGCTGCGCGCGCtgcgcggggcgctgcggggggcggcggggagcggaggGAGGCGGCTCAGCACGCGGCCGGCGCGCGTCCCTGCAGCGGACTATCAG CCGCCGCTTCGCTGCAGGACGCCATCCGCACGCTGAACACGCTGCAGACCAACGCCAGTTACCTGGAGCAGGTGAAGAGGGAACGCGGGGACCCCCGGGCGCAGCTGGAGGCCATGCGGGGCTTTTTGGAGAGGAGCGGGCTGCAG GTCGAGGACCTGGATCGGCTGAACATCATCCACGTCACGGGGACGAAGGGCAAG GGCTCAGCCTGCGCCTTCACCGAGCGCATCCTGCGCGGCTATGGGCTGCGGACCGGCTTCTACAG ctccccccacTTGGTGCAGGTGCGCGAGCGGATCCGTATCAACGGGCAGCCGCTGAGCAAGGAGCTGTTCAGCAAGTACTTCTGGCTGGTGTACCGCCGGCTGCGGGGCACCAag GACGAGTCTCAGGCCAACATGCCGGCTTACTTCCGCTTCCTCACCATCATGGCCTTCCACGTCTTCCTGCAGGAGaag GTGGACCTGGCGGTGGTGGAGGTGGGCATCGGTGGTGCCTTCGACTGCACCAACATCATCAG GGCGCCCGTGGTGTGCGGCGTCTCCTCGTTGGGCATCGACCACACCAGCATCCTGGGGGACACGGTGGAGAAGATCGCTTGGCAGAAGGGGGGCATTTTTAAG CCCGGCGTGCCGGCGTTCACTGTGCCGCAGCCCGAACAACCGCTGGAAGTGCTCCGGGACCGAGCGCGGGAGTGTGGG TGCCCGCTGTACCTGTGCCCCGAGCTGGATGCCTTTGAGGCGGGGACGcaggtgctggagctggggctggcGGGCAGCCACCAGCGCTCCAATGCTGCtctggctctgcagctctcaCGGACGTGGCTGCAGCGGCGCGGTTATGAAG CAGGTACCGATGTGCTGCAGGACGTGCTGCCTGGAGCGGAGCTGTCGGCACAGCGCTCGGTGCCACTGGCACCCACGTTTTGCCCCAGTGATGCCATGATCCAAG ggCTGCGGGACACAGAGTGGCCGGGCCGTACCCAGGTGCTGCCGCACGGCCCCGTGACGTGGTACATCGATGGGGCTCacaccaccagcagcatccAAGCCTGCGTCCGCTGGTTTCGCCAGGCGGCCCTCAATGAGGACAAACCCCAGGA TGGCTCTGAGGTGCGGGTGCTCCTCTTCAACGCTACGGGGGACCGGGACACAGCTGCGCtactgaagctgctgctggtgaggTTTTGGGGTGCTGGCGGGGGGATGCTGTCCTTGGGCCCCACTTTGCTGCAGGTGCTGGGAGCCACATGGTGGAGCTGCTGTCCGTCTGTCCTGCTGTCCTGTTGTCTCCCGGCTCAATGCCGCCCTCCTTTCCGAGGGGctcacagccccagctgcagtcCTAACACCCCCCCATCAAGCCACGCTGGGCTGGGACAG ccctgccactTTGACTACGCCGTCTTCTGCCCCAACTTCACAGAGGTGTCGGTGGCTGCTAACTCAG ACCAACAAAACTTCAACGTGACCCTGGAGAACGCCCTCACGCGCTGTGTGGAGAACCAGAAGACGTGGACGCGGCTGATGGAGGAGAAGGGGGGCCCATGGCTGCCGGCCCCCCTGGAGGTGGGGGGGCTGCTGCAACCGGACCCCCTGCGGGGAGCCCTGCTCCTGGTGCCCCCGGCCGAGCGGCCGCTCAACTCCACCTCCCTCGTCTTCCCCTGCATTTCCCACGCGCTGCAGTGGATCACGCAGGGCCGGGACCCCCACCTGCCCCTGCCTGCCTCCAAAGTGGGGGCTCACCCGCACCCTGTGGCCaccagtggggctgtgctgctgcaggaggcgGCCGCCATCCGTGTCCTTGTCACCGGCAGCCTGCACCTGGTTGGGGGGGTCCTCAAGCTGCTGGACCCCACGCTGTCCCAGTAG
- the FPGS gene encoding folylpolyglutamate synthase, mitochondrial isoform X1, whose amino-acid sequence MGLRGGAVRGWGDGGKGGGGERCSQRPAWDRCLGGPSRRPSPSRLPPRRGGVLPSPKMAAGRGGAAAAGTAARANSGRRGAARRDGGAGAARAARGAAGGGGERREAAQHAAGARPCSGLSAAASLQDAIRTLNTLQTNASYLEQVKRERGDPRAQLEAMRGFLERSGLQVEDLDRLNIIHVTGTKGKGSACAFTERILRGYGLRTGFYSSPHLVQVRERIRINGQPLSKELFSKYFWLVYRRLRGTKDESQANMPAYFRFLTIMAFHVFLQEKVDLAVVEVGIGGAFDCTNIIRAPVVCGVSSLGIDHTSILGDTVEKIAWQKGGIFKPGVPAFTVPQPEQPLEVLRDRARECGCPLYLCPELDAFEAGTQVLELGLAGSHQRSNAALALQLSRTWLQRRGYEAGTDVLQDVLPGAELSAQRSVPLAPTFCPSDAMIQGLRDTEWPGRTQVLPHGPVTWYIDGAHTTSSIQACVRWFRQAALNEDKPQDGSEVRVLLFNATGDRDTAALLKLLLVRFWGAGGGMLSLGPTLLQVLGATWWSCCPSVLLSCCLPAQCRPPFRGAHSPSCSPNTPPSSHAGLGQPCHFDYAVFCPNFTEVSVAANSADQQNFNVTLENALTRCVENQKTWTRLMEEKGGPWLPAPLEVGGLLQPDPLRGALLLVPPAERPLNSTSLVFPCISHALQWITQGRDPHLPLPASKVGAHPHPVATSGAVLLQEAAAIRVLVTGSLHLVGGVLKLLDPTLSQ is encoded by the exons atggggctgcggggcggcgccGTGCGGGGATGGGGAGAtggagggaaggggggagggggggagcgATGCTCTCAGCGCCCCGCGTGGGACCGCTGCTTGGGGGGGCCGTCCCGCCGCCCCTCTCCGTCACGTCTCCCGCCCCGACGTGGCGGCGTTTTGCCCTCTCCAAAgatggcggcggggcggggcggggctgcggccgcgGGGACGGCGGCGCGCGCGAACAGCGgacggcgcggggcggcgcggcgcgatGGTGGCGCGGGGGCTGCGCGCGCtgcgcggggcgctgcggggggcggcggggagcggaggGAGGCGGCTCAGCACGCGGCCGGCGCGCGTCCCTGCAGCGGACTATCAG CCGCCGCTTCGCTGCAGGACGCCATCCGCACGCTGAACACGCTGCAGACCAACGCCAGTTACCTGGAGCAGGTGAAGAGGGAACGCGGGGACCCCCGGGCGCAGCTGGAGGCCATGCGGGGCTTTTTGGAGAGGAGCGGGCTGCAG GTCGAGGACCTGGATCGGCTGAACATCATCCACGTCACGGGGACGAAGGGCAAG GGCTCAGCCTGCGCCTTCACCGAGCGCATCCTGCGCGGCTATGGGCTGCGGACCGGCTTCTACAG ctccccccacTTGGTGCAGGTGCGCGAGCGGATCCGTATCAACGGGCAGCCGCTGAGCAAGGAGCTGTTCAGCAAGTACTTCTGGCTGGTGTACCGCCGGCTGCGGGGCACCAag GACGAGTCTCAGGCCAACATGCCGGCTTACTTCCGCTTCCTCACCATCATGGCCTTCCACGTCTTCCTGCAGGAGaag GTGGACCTGGCGGTGGTGGAGGTGGGCATCGGTGGTGCCTTCGACTGCACCAACATCATCAG GGCGCCCGTGGTGTGCGGCGTCTCCTCGTTGGGCATCGACCACACCAGCATCCTGGGGGACACGGTGGAGAAGATCGCTTGGCAGAAGGGGGGCATTTTTAAG CCCGGCGTGCCGGCGTTCACTGTGCCGCAGCCCGAACAACCGCTGGAAGTGCTCCGGGACCGAGCGCGGGAGTGTGGG TGCCCGCTGTACCTGTGCCCCGAGCTGGATGCCTTTGAGGCGGGGACGcaggtgctggagctggggctggcGGGCAGCCACCAGCGCTCCAATGCTGCtctggctctgcagctctcaCGGACGTGGCTGCAGCGGCGCGGTTATGAAG CAGGTACCGATGTGCTGCAGGACGTGCTGCCTGGAGCGGAGCTGTCGGCACAGCGCTCGGTGCCACTGGCACCCACGTTTTGCCCCAGTGATGCCATGATCCAAG ggCTGCGGGACACAGAGTGGCCGGGCCGTACCCAGGTGCTGCCGCACGGCCCCGTGACGTGGTACATCGATGGGGCTCacaccaccagcagcatccAAGCCTGCGTCCGCTGGTTTCGCCAGGCGGCCCTCAATGAGGACAAACCCCAGGA TGGCTCTGAGGTGCGGGTGCTCCTCTTCAACGCTACGGGGGACCGGGACACAGCTGCGCtactgaagctgctgctggtgaggTTTTGGGGTGCTGGCGGGGGGATGCTGTCCTTGGGCCCCACTTTGCTGCAGGTGCTGGGAGCCACATGGTGGAGCTGCTGTCCGTCTGTCCTGCTGTCCTGTTGTCTCCCGGCTCAATGCCGCCCTCCTTTCCGAGGGGctcacagccccagctgcagtcCTAACACCCCCCCATCAAGCCACGCTGGGCTGGGACAG ccctgccactTTGACTACGCCGTCTTCTGCCCCAACTTCACAGAGGTGTCGGTGGCTGCTAACTCAG CAGACCAACAAAACTTCAACGTGACCCTGGAGAACGCCCTCACGCGCTGTGTGGAGAACCAGAAGACGTGGACGCGGCTGATGGAGGAGAAGGGGGGCCCATGGCTGCCGGCCCCCCTGGAGGTGGGGGGGCTGCTGCAACCGGACCCCCTGCGGGGAGCCCTGCTCCTGGTGCCCCCGGCCGAGCGGCCGCTCAACTCCACCTCCCTCGTCTTCCCCTGCATTTCCCACGCGCTGCAGTGGATCACGCAGGGCCGGGACCCCCACCTGCCCCTGCCTGCCTCCAAAGTGGGGGCTCACCCGCACCCTGTGGCCaccagtggggctgtgctgctgcaggaggcgGCCGCCATCCGTGTCCTTGTCACCGGCAGCCTGCACCTGGTTGGGGGGGTCCTCAAGCTGCTGGACCCCACGCTGTCCCAGTAG